The following proteins are co-located in the Lepus europaeus isolate LE1 chromosome 15, mLepTim1.pri, whole genome shotgun sequence genome:
- the PDE4D gene encoding cAMP-specific 3',5'-cyclic phosphodiesterase 4D isoform X4, which yields MASNKFKRMLNRELTHLSEMSRSGNQVSEYISNTFLDKQHEVEIPSPTQKEKEKKKRPMSQISGVKKLMHSSSLTNSSIPRFGVKTEQEDVLAKELEDVNKWGLHVFRIAELSGNRPLTVIMHTIFQERDLLKTFKIPVDTLITYLMTLEDHYHADVAYHNNIHAADVVQSTHVLLSTPALEAVFTDLEILAAIFASAIHDVDHPGVSNQFLINTNSELALMYNDSSVLENHHLAVGFKLLQEENCDIFQNLTKKQRQSLRKMVIDIVLATDMSKHMNLLADLKTMVETKKVTSSGVLLLDNYSDRIQVLQNMVHCADLSNPTKPLQLYRQWTDRIMEEFFRQGDRERERGMEISPMCDKHNASVEKSQVGFIDYIVHPLWETWADLVHPDAQDILDTLEDNREWYQSTIPQSPSPAPDDQEEGRQGQTEKFQFELTLEEDGESDTEKDSGSQVEEDTSCSDSKTLCTQDSESTEIPLDEQVEEEAVGEEESQPEACVIDDYSPDT from the exons ttTAAAAGGATGCTGAATCGGGAGCTCACTCATCTCTCTGAAATGAGTCGGTCTGGAAATCAAGTGTCAGAGTacatttcaaacacatttttag ataagCAACATGAAGTGGAAATTCCTTCTCCAActcagaaggaaaaggagaaaaagaaaagaccaatGTCTCAGATCAGTGGAGTGAAGAAATTGATGCACAGCTCCAGTCTGACAAATTCAAGTATCCCAAGGTTTGGAGTTAAAACTGAACAAGAAGACGTCCTTGCCAAG GAACTGGAAGACGTGAACAAATGGGGCCTCCATGTTTTCAGAATAGCAGAGCTGTCTGGTAACCGGCCTCTGACTGTTATCATGCACACCATTTTTCAG GAACGGGATTTATTGAAAACCTTTAAAATTCCAGTGGATACGTTGATCACATACCTTATGACTCTGGAAGACCATTACCACGCGGACGTGGCCTATCACAACAACATCCACGCTGCAGATGTCGTCCAGTCCACTCACGTGCTCTTGTCCACACCTGCTTTAGAG GCTGTGTTTACAGATTTGGAGATTCTTGCAGCAATTTTTGCCAGTGCAATACATGATGTAGATCATCCTGGTGTGTCCAATCAATTTCTGATCAATACAA ATTCTGAGCTTGCCTTGATGTACAATGACTCCTCTGTCTTAGAGAACCACCATTTGGCTGTGGGCTTCAAGTTGCTTCAGGAAGAGAACTGTGACATTTTCCAGAACTTAACCAAAAAGCAAAGACAATCCTTAAGGAAAATGGTCATTGACATT GTACTTGCAACAGATATGTCAAAACACATGAATCTCCTGGCTGATTTGAAAACTATGGTTGAAACTAAGAAAGTGACTAGTTCTGGAGTTCTCCTTCTTGATAATTACTCAGATAGGATTCAG GTCCTTCAGAATATGGTGCATTGCGCAGACCTGAGCAACCCCACCAAGCCCCTGCAGCTGTACCGCCAGTGGACGGACCGGATCATGGAGGAGTTCTTTCGCCAAGGAGACCGAGAGAGGGAGCGTGGCATGGAGATAAGCCCCATGTGTGACAAGCACAACGCATCTGTGGAGAAATCACAG GTGGGCTTCATCGACTATATTGTCCATCCTCTCTGGGAGACTTGGGCCGACCTTGTACATCCCGATGCGCAGGACATCTTGGACACTTTGGAGGACAATCGTGAATGGTACCAGAGCACAATCCCTCAGAGCCCCTCGCCTGCACCTGACGACCAAGAGGAGGGACGGCAAGGTCAAACTGAGAAATTCCAGTTTGAACTCACTTTGGAGGAAGACGGAGAGTCAGACACCGAAAAGGACAGTGGAAGTCAGGTGGAGGAAGACACTAGCTGCAGTGACTCCAAGACTCTTTGCACTCAAGACTCAGAGTCGACTGAAATTCCCCTCGATGAACAGGTGGAAGAGGAGGCCGTAGGGGAAGAGGAGAGCCAGCCCGAGGCTTGTGTAATAGATGACTATTCCCCTGACACGTAA